Genomic DNA from Nocardioides aquaticus:
CGCTGCGGACGGCGACGAAGTCGACGTGCTCGAGGGTGCGGCGGATCGGGTCGACCTGGATCTGCTTGGTCAGCGCCAGCTGGGTCTCGCCGTCGATGTCGAGCTCGAGCAGCGCGTTGGCGCCGCCGGCCTTGAGCGCGAGCCAGGTGTCGTGGCCCGGCAGGGTCAGGTGGCGGGTGTCGGCGCCGTGGCCGTAGACCACCGCGGGCACCTTGTCGGCGCGGCGGATGCGGCGCGCCGCGCCCTTGCCGAACTCGGTCCGGGTCTCTGCCTTGATCTTCTCGGCGGCCATGGTTGCTCCTGTGTGCTCGTCTGTGCGGGTGTGCTGGTCGGTGGTCACCGGCAGCGGGCGCGGTCACCGCGCCGGGAGGCAGAGGACACCGCGTGCCCGATGATCGGCAGCGCGGCGTGGGCGGCGCTCTCGCGCCCGCCGGCCCTGTCGATCACGGAGCAGCGGACGTCGTCCGCGCTCCCTCGCCTAGGCAACCCCCGAATCCTAGACCGTCCCGGGCGTCGGAGCCCAATCCGGTCCGACGGGTGCGGCTCAGGCGTGACCGTCGAACATCGAGGTGACGGAGCCGTCCTCGAAGACCTCGCGGATCGCGCGCCCGACCAGCGGGGCGATCGAGAGGCAGGTGAGCTTGTCGAAGCTGACGTCGCCCAGCGGGAGCGTGTTGGTGACCACGACCTCGACGGCCGGGGAGCTCTTCAGCCGCTCCACGGCGGGGTCGGAGAGGATCGCGTGGGTGGCCGCGATGATCACGCCGGCCGCGCCCTCGGCCATGATCGCCTCGGCCGCCTTCACGATGGTCCCGCCGGTGTCGATCATGTCGTCGACCAGGACGCACATCCGGCCCTTGACCTCGCCGACGACGCGGTTGGCCACGGTCTCGTTGGGCCGGTCGGTACGACGGGTCTTGTGGATGAAGGCCAGCGGGGCACCGCCGAGGCGCGCCGACCAGCGCTCGGCCACCTTGATCCGGCCGGCGTCGGGCGAGACCACGGACAGCGACTGGCCGCCGTACTGCTGCTTGACGTAGTCGGCCAGGATCGGCAGCGCCATCAGGTGGTCGACGGGACCGTCGAAGAAGCCCTGGATCTGGTCGGCGTGCAGGTCCACGGTGATCAGGCGGTCGGCGCCGGCGGTCTTGAACATGTCGGCGACCAGGCGCGCCGAGATCGGCTCGCGACCGCGGTGCTTCTTGTCCTGGCGGGCGTAGCCGTAGAACGGCATCACCACGGTGATCCGCTTCGCGGAGGCGCGCTTGAGCGCGTCGACCATGAGCAGGTGCTCCATGATCCACTCGTTGATCGGCGCGGTGTGGCTCTGCAGCACGAAGGCGTCGCAGCCGCGGACGGACTCCTCGAAACGCACGTAGAGCTCGCCGTTGGCGAACTCGTAGGCGCTCTGCGGCACCAGCGCGGTGCCGAGGAGGTCGGCCACCTCCTGGGCGAGGACGGGGTGCGCCCGCCCGCTGAAGACCATCAGGTTCTTCTCGGTCGTGCGCTTCATGCCGGTCACGGTGCGTCGCTCCAGGGTCGCCGGGGGTGCGGAGGGCCGTGGTTCAGTCTGACGCACCCGGCGCCGATGACGCACCATCGGGTCCCGAGGCCTGGTCAGCGGCTTCGGCCTGCGCG
This window encodes:
- a CDS encoding ribose-phosphate diphosphokinase translates to MKRTTEKNLMVFSGRAHPVLAQEVADLLGTALVPQSAYEFANGELYVRFEESVRGCDAFVLQSHTAPINEWIMEHLLMVDALKRASAKRITVVMPFYGYARQDKKHRGREPISARLVADMFKTAGADRLITVDLHADQIQGFFDGPVDHLMALPILADYVKQQYGGQSLSVVSPDAGRIKVAERWSARLGGAPLAFIHKTRRTDRPNETVANRVVGEVKGRMCVLVDDMIDTGGTIVKAAEAIMAEGAAGVIIAATHAILSDPAVERLKSSPAVEVVVTNTLPLGDVSFDKLTCLSIAPLVGRAIREVFEDGSVTSMFDGHA